The segment CTTTTTTGATTTTGCGGCTTCGGAAAGGCCTCGTATCAAGAACGATAGTGTTACGGAAATCTCTTTTCCCGCGGAACGCCAACTGAAGTGAATTGTCGAGGTAGCGCATAGTCGAGGGGTGATCTttatcagccatgatgtcGTCGTGGGATAGCCAGTCTTCTCGATCGCTAGGCTCGATGAGGACGATAGCAAGATCATCATACCCTCGGCCTGCATACTCTGTGTTCTGGAGAGCCATGTATGAAACAGCTAGACGTTCGGCCAATTgttatccctttgagtgccacagcccttaggCGGGGTCACGAAAGGGTTATAGAGCCAATCAAGATAAATGAAACTAACGGTACTCTTCCACACATACTAATTTGTATGATGGTAAAAGTCCCAGCAGTTTTGATTATTACAAAGAGCTACCTTACAGACTTGGCAAATATCTTACGAACTTCCGGTACCCTGCACGTACTAACCTTATGACTAAGCTAAGTGGGGCGAGTGACCTTcctaagggctgtggcactcaaagggatagAGGAGCTAGATGGAGAGTCGTGCTTGTTCCGACGCTTGCGACGCTGCATCTTTGTAAGGTTGGGTATATATCCTTTGGGTCGAAATTAAAGATAACTGGGTCCATTTGACTTTGGGTAGAGTGCTTGCGGGCTGCGTCAATAAGTTGTTCGTGTTTTGGGCGGGAGAACAGCTATTCAGCCTGACCACGAGACATTCAGTCAACAACCATGGTGCCCCGCGGTGGATACCCTAGTCAGGGTTGCTATTCTTCTAACCAATTAGAATGCTCCTCTAATCGTGCACCCTATGTCCAGAGTATCGGTTTCTGTGTACAATATAACGCTGCCTGGAGAACACCACGGACGAACTACGCAGGTGCTACCATGCAGGCGTCGTTAGGTGGACTTCGCTCCCTGGTCCTCCGGAAAATCGCCATGTTGCTTCATCGAAGCCAGTTATTTTGGCGCCAGACAACGAAACCAAAGCACTCGGACGCTATTCGCTATCCCGTCGGCAAAGATGATCCAAGGCTAGCGATCCCAATGATGAGCCCTGTTGACTGAAGATAGCTACTTGCAAGAAAGTGTAGACATCTATGTACTAGCATCAAATTAAAATGAAACGTCAGCCTTACGGGGCTGCCGGAAGTGGGGGCTCAAATGTATGAGGGGTTTTTGTCATCCGAAGGTGGGGTAGATTGTCCTGCCACAAAAATCAGGCCGTTGTCATCCAGTCTACAACCTCTTATCAACCTCAGTTCGTATCAGATTATGATAACTTTACCCATCTGCCGAGATCCAAAGTCGCAAATATTATTTCCGAAGTACTTAGACCCAGAGATCGGCATTCACTCCGTCAAATGGGTGAGATATTCATGGGCCAGTGATTGCTCCATTTTCAACTTATATCAAACCTTTGGCCATGACCCCTCTCCTACATGAAGCCTTCGCTTATTCGACCCAAAACTATCCAATTGTTGATTGTCAACTCGGACAAGATGACTACGGAGAAACCTAAAGGTACTGTAGCGGTCCCGACTGTCTTGCACCACGAGTCCAAATCCAACCGCCCTAGACGTCGCTCCGCCAATCTCAATGTTCCAAAAGTTCGGCTGAGGGGCGAGACATTCCATGTCGGTTACACGGGGCTTTCAGACCGGGTCTACATCTATTTCGACAAACGCGGCAGAGCCAACTTGATGAATCCCCAATGGAAACAAGTTCCGTTTCATGCGGTAAGACTGTCGAAACGATACCATGGCGCTAAGAACCTGCAAGCGCTTGTGGTTGGAGTGAAGGCTCGTGAGGCGGACAAAGCAGCCCTTTCAGGCGAGATTTAGATGAGTTGGGTAACCCCTGCTCAATTTTCGGACTTTGAATTGTTTCGTGCGCGTTGTTTCGAGCTAGAGAAAACCGATGTATTGTCCTATCGCAGATAAATTCCCTAGAGAAAGTACTTAGGAACTTTGAAATAGACCTATGCGCCCCCAATGCTACACCAGTTTCGGCAAGCAAGCTCCGGAAATCATACTTAAGCTACAAAGCAGCTGTAAAGATGAAAGAGTGGGATTGTACCCTTCCGTCCGGTCCATTAGCACGTCAAGCGACTAAAAAAGGAAGATAACATATCAAGATAACATACATAGCATCATGAGATGACAACCACAGGCCGCAAAGCACAGAGTCATATCTGGAAGGCAACAAGAGCAGAATATGCTACACAATCACTGGTATGCCAAGCTCGCTCTATTCAGACCAGACTAATAGTAACGCAGCTACATTAGCAACGGAGACTGCTAGACAGAATGGACGAGTTGATATGCTTTTGCAGCTTTACACGGGGGTAGCAAGGATCATTGACGAATACCTAAGCAAGATTCTATACCCTGTGTTGGAGGCGCTAGTCAAAGCCATCGGGTTAGCTAAAATTGGCTTTTCGATTTTCGCGGTCAGCGTACTAACCTAATCAGGATTTAACGGTCAGTTCAGGGGAAACTCATTTCCTGATACCCATCCATACAAAAGCATATCCTGCCCATCACGGGCTATCATATCCACAATGCTGAGAACACCCAAAAAACGCGGGCGTCCTTGAAAATACGACACGCCGGAGATGTTGTCGCCAAGCGCGCTAAAAGACCGCTTCAAAAGCTGTTGAAATGGGAAGATGCTTGTTGCTTGATTCATCTAAAAGGTGCAGCAGGGGAACCACTGTTTATGTACAGGCACGATCTCTTGTAGAATGTCCCTCCTTCTTCTACACCTTGCCACCGCCTTGGTCGCCTCACACTTGTGATCTCCAACAGGCATATCGCGAGATATGTGGCGTACAACACGGGGAACAACTATCGCCATTAAAACCGACAGCATTGGCCAAAATGGAAATTGAGGATATCCTTCAATCGCCTAGAAGTCGCTTTATATACCGGTATATTTTAAATGTTGATGAGACGCCTATGCCCTACTCAACTGACTCCCAAAGCACTTGAGATATACTTGGTTCTAAAACGGTCTCCGTAAAAACGGCCCGAAGTGGGTGGGAAAAGAGGCAGGCAACAGCAATCTTATACATCTTCGGCGACGGCGAATGCCGGCCGGGCCCTACAATCATATGTAAAGGCTCAGCAGGCGACAAAGGAAGGATCTTTAATGATGAGGGTGATCTCTATGCTCCAGGGATTACTGTGATATACAATCAGCATGTATATAATAACGAGGAGTTGTTCCAGCGCTGGATAAAGGAAGATCTCTCAACTGTAAAGTCACCGTTCACGGACTTCCTTTTGGTGATGGATGCTGCCTCATTCCACCTTACAGAGGGTGTAATGGAGGAAGTTAAAAAACAGCTTATTACTACGGCGTTGATCCCTGCAGGCTGTACAAGCCTTCTTCAACCACTTGATACTACAATGAATAAGCTGTTTAAGCAGTATTACTGCGAAGAGATGAATATATGAGTtagaagaagagagaaatgGTAAGACTGAGTGGTCTGTCAAAGATCGAAGGATCATGACGACTTGGATAGTCAAGAAAGCTTGGGACCAGATAAAAACACAGCAGGAAGTAATATCAGGCTCGTTCCTTCAAGCCGGTATTACTACAAGACCTGACGGTAGTCAGGATCATGAGATTTCCATTAAAGGGATTAATAATTTGACTCTATAGGCTGGGAGACTGCCGGCGATATATCTATTAAGCCAGAAGAGCTTGTGGACCGGCtgtctgatgaggaggagctctCTTTCGGTCCTAACGAGTATTTCGATGATGATACCCTCATTTACGTCCTCAAACTCATGAAAGTCCCCCAGTTGAAGGAATTGGCCGGCCGGAAGAAGATTTCAACGCAAGGGAATAAATCCGACATTGTGGACTGGTTGAGAATGCATCTAACTACTGGGAAACTAGTTGGGGGCTCAATTACGGTTCAAGTCGATGATCCTGACGTTGTATTTGATGTAGAAGTTATTCATAGTTATTCCTGACCGTCAGAGTCATTATCAACCCAAAAAATGCCTCCCCCTCTTACCACTTACGATACAGCATATGTCGTTATTAAATCGTCAGTTATATCTATATAGCTTCATTAAAGCGGTCAAAAAACGCCGTTTCTTCGcacatatatatatatcaATAAATGCATACCCTGAATTTGAAGTCAGCTGGCCGGTCGGTTGTAGAGAAATCGCGTATTGAGTCGAAATCAGGAAGCGGGGAGAGACATGGGAGGTCAAGTTTGAAATTTGGTGCTAACTAAGGCGTATGTAGTTGGGAACTTTAGCGCCATGCAGCCTCTGCAGACCCACCGAGCTACCCAATTTCATGAGTTTGTACGGTATTGCACTCCTCAATGTGGCTATGTGGCCGTCCatatttcctcttccttccttAAACAACCAGTAAAGACCAGTCTGTGATAGAAACCTGACTTGTTAACATTCTTGATCCCCAGAAGACAAATAGCGCAAATCTGTCATTACTTGGTAGCTGTCGTTGATTGCTTAACTGATAGCGATACGTTTTGACTCGTGCTTCTTAACCTTGGGGACCAGAATATTGAGGATGCCGTCCTTGAAGTTTGCAGTCACCGAGTCCTGATCGACCTGAGTCGGGAAGTTGAAGCTGCGAGAAAACTCGCCGACACTGCGCTCCGAGAGCCAGTACTTGGCCTTGTCAgacttcttggtctcgggCATTTCCTTCTCAGTAGTCTCAGTGCCGGCATCACGTGAGGCGGACTTTTCTTCCCCCGCACTGGCCTTCTTGCTCTCGTCGCCACCCTCGGTAATGGCACCGCCCCTGCTAGTGCCCTCGATGAGGCCTGCAGGAGGAGTACCGGCAGTGTAAGTGCGCTCAGTCCTGCCACTGATGAGCATAGACTGGGGCTCGGTGAACTCGATGTGGACATCCTCCTTGTTGATGCCAGGGAGCTCGCCATGAAGCTCATATGCTTCCCCGGTCTCACGGACGTCGAATTTGGGCTGCCAGCTGGGCGTACCAGTGCGACGGCCGCTTACTCCCTGGCGAGAGTAGTTATCAAAGTCGTCTAAAAGACGGAAGAATGGAGTGAAAGAGGTATCGGAGTCGTAGAGGCTTCGCGGGAAGAAAGCCATTTTGCGTGTTTGGTTGATAGTAGGCTTGAGACCGAGGTGCTTCAGGTTTCGTGAAAGTGTTCTAGGGAGAGTTGATTTACAACCGTGCAAAAGAAGTCTGCTCATTTCATTATTATTGTTTGTTGAATGTGTTACGGAGAATAGAACGATTCGAGTTGATCAGGATGTGATACATTGCTTTATACTCGGTCGGTTGGTAGAGTGGACATCAGATCGAAGGTTCCTACGTCTTCGCAAAACTCAAAAACCTGGCAATGGCATTTCTAGAACGAACCTGAATAACCCAGTCCAGACATAATAACGCATAAAAACTCATATATCGACGTGTTTGTTGTAATACTGACGTTTGCACTGGCCAATGAAAGGTCTTGAGTTTCCTGGTGGTGGTTGCGAGACATCACATGACAGATGTCGAAGATTCTGGCAGTTGCGTAATGAGATTCTTAGTACCCAGTTTGCCAACAACTCCAGGCCGAAATACCGTAGATACTCGTGAAATTCAGCACGACTAGCGCGCGACTAATGCAAGCCAAGGGGCACTACTGTGGTGATCACTTCCTCATACAAATTACGTGTGTTGCTGAGTCAAAGTGGCGATTATCAAACCTTATTGATaacgtgcatgataagcgaaTGTCGCGCCGAGCCGCACCCTCACGATTCCCTACCCAGCAAAATGaaccaaatcatcatcaatcgacTCAAATTTATTATGATGTAATTCTTAAGATACTGCTACTTCTATCTGGCAACTTCGTGCGTTATGTACTGTCCTGCCGCAGACACCACATCGTCGTTGTTCTGACCCTGCCTTCCGCTTAAGACACCCATTACCGCGACTTTCTTCGTGTAGTTgcacatcaacatcatttTGGCCCTGCAGATCTTGACCCTGACGGAGCATTAGGCTTCCTCCTTGCCTCAAACGTTTCTTCTTGACATGCCGACGCCGGCTAAATGTCTCATTCTCCTCTCGAAGGATCTGCACTTCCGACTTGAATAGGGCGATCTGATGCATAATTCCCCGTGCTCCTTTAGCAAACTGATCTATAGCATCCAATATAGAAGTTAGAGAGCTTCCTTTGTGTCTGGAGATTCGATTCTTAATAAAGTCTAATTGTAAAGTCGCCTCAATCAGACTATTTGGCGTCTTCGATACCCATCTGggccatttcttccacaAAACGCGTCGCGGGGGAAACCCTCGTAAATCTAGGCCAAGGACGAACTGGACTATTATATGCTCTTCTAGATCAGATAATCTCCGTGAGTCTGGGACAGAATCGCATCGCGATCGAATGCCGGTCTTTCGGTCACGGAGGGTACTCTATCCAACGTCATAAATACTTGCAGCGCGTCGGAGACTTGGTTTTGGGTTATTCTAAAGGgcctgaagtgcaagaagaaTTCTAGCTTCATTTGAAGGCTGTGGCATACAGGGATACTGGGTGGCTAGTAAGTATCTGATCATAGTATGAAATGACGTTTTTGGCCCATTCAAAAGGGTGAAGTTTAATAGAGAAGTAGATGGTGCGGCGTATCGTAGCATCTACGAGAAGACCTAAAAGTTCTTCTCCGCAGAGCATGAGTTTGTCAGAATGTAATCCGCTGGCATTATTCATACCTCGATCAATTCTGTTAAGGTTCTAACCCTCCAAGAGGACGGGTGAACTGGACAGGGTCGCCGTGGCTataaaaaagcaaagaataAATCAACCGGGTTCCCCCTACGCGTCCTTGAAGCAATGAACCAATAGGATTAAACCCCGCCACAGAATGTTCAAGCGGGTCACATTTTAAGGTTCATCATGCCAGACACTTGGCTTTTAATCACATTACCTTCAGCACAGTGCAGTAGTCCATCCATGTCAGCCCAACGAGAGACGATGTCACCTCCTTTTCTTGTGAAAGCGTAGATAAAAATGCTAATTCCCGTTTCTTAGTTAAACTCTCTTGGACTCCGAGTCCTGGAATCAATGCGATACAAGCTTTACTGATCTTTCCATGTCAAAATGGCTAGCCAACTCGAGTTATCAGACGTCGAGTTCATGACAAAAGGCTATCGGAACCGCACAATCCTTGTCTTTTCAATCTGCTTCCCTTTGGCTGGGTTAACCGTTTCTCTACGATTTTTTAGTCGTGTCTTGGCAAAGAATCCCTTCTGGTGGGATGACTGGCTATCGCTGACTGGTCTGGTAAGTTATCCGCATGTTATCCCTATCGAGGGTTGCGAACTGATACGTCTTTGTCTTTTCAGTTCATGACGGGAGGTTTCTGCGCCTGTGTGTTGTCATGCCTCCCCAGCCTTGGTCTTCTTAGCGGCAAAGAGCCCATCACGAATGAACTCTTGAGCCATAACGCCAAAGGAGCATACGTCGCCGAGATGTTTTATTATTGCAATCAACTCAGTCTCAAGTTTTCTATTCTAATGTTTTACTGGAGAGTCTTTGCGTCATCAACCTACATCCGAAGGTCTATCTACTATATTGGAGTGTGCATCCTTCTCTGGTTTACTTCCGCGGTCAGTGTTCACTCCTTTGTCGCCATTTCGATTTGTTGCAGCTGATAAAAGAACAGTTTATTGTCTCTGCTCTTCAATGCGTCCCAGTACACGCAAACTGGGATCCGATTGCGAAACAACGACCCGATGTAAAGTGCGTCGACTTGAATGGGTTTTTCTTTGGCACTTCGATTCCGAATATTGTGGCCGATTTGGTTCTGGTTGTTCTACCGATTCCGCAAGTATTACAACTCAAGATTACACTCACCCAAAAATGTTTTGTGATTCTGTTTTTCATACTCGGTGGCTTGTGAGTCCCCTTCATCTACAGATCATTGCTACCCACTGACTTTGTCGCAAGTGTTGTCATCACGTCCATCGTTCGACTAGAATTAATTACAAAAGTCGACTTTGGAACTTTTGCCGTCAATTGGACAGTCGACAACTCAGTTCTATGGACCATTGTCGAAAATTGTTGCGGCGTTATCAGCGTCTGTCTCCCCTCACTCCGACCCATCATTAGATTCATTCCATGGAAAGCCTTCCAGAACGCCTTTACACGCAGCTACGGTGCAAGCCACGAGTCCAAATCTCAATCAAAGCCAACAGCGAGAGCTGGTACGAATCTTTTTGAACGATCGCGCCAACGATCTCAATGGAGTCAGATTAAATCGACAAATGAGGGCCAGTCGGAGGGACATGCTGGGATTAGGAAGCACACGGAGATCGAAATCAGCTCAATTGAGATGGCTTCATTGTCGAACTCGAGTCAAGTGCGACTTGCAGGGGTCGAGGATAATTCCAAGCAGTGATGGCTTGCAGGTTTTTGTTGGTGGACTGTAATATCAGAATCAGTATAGTAGAGCTTACATAATGGCAACAATTTCCAACAAATGAGAACCTGTTGTTTGACCTTGATGATTCCTGGTAGCACTGTGAAGAAATGCTGGCATTTGATCTCGTATAGCTATCCATGCCTCTTGGAACCAACAGAAGAGAGATTGAAAGCCATCAGAAAGTGATGTGTTATTGGTCTGTCCAACTTGCTGACAGCCCCACTGCAATCCCTGTTTCAGCTGCTGCAGAAGCTGCAGAAGACACTGTCCAACAAGAAGAGCACTGACGAACTCGTTTCCATGCAAGCATGAACTGGCCAATAACAGTTGGATTCAAGTCATGTCCAAGTCAGATAAACTCCACTCATCCCCCCGCCCCCGCGTCACGTCCCAGCCCATGTAAATTAATGTCTCACACCAGGATTGGCATCCCAGACATGAGCGTAGATCAATACTAAGATCGTCTGTAGCGGCAAGAGTATTTGCCTCTTACACTCCAATTCCGTGCCATCCAATCTTTACGTTTCGTATATTCCTTGTCATAGTCCCAGCCATGAACTCGAATGTCCTTGGAGGAAATATTGAATTTTGGTCTCACTCTAAAGACTTATGCCATAATTAGATCACACCCTGGACGGTCTCTGAGGGGTCCTGGTCCAGGTAACCTAGAAGGGTCTGggtcatcaagaaggatccGGCTCAAGTACCCGTACAAATATGAAAGCCTCTTCGTCCGTTGCTTTTTCTACTCCCCACCTGCTCCCCTTGACTTTTTGTCCCGTTCCTCCCCATCTCCTCATTTCCACCTGTCGATCTCCGTGTCACTAACTTCACATTATTCGACCGGTAAGAAGCAAGTTCACAGCCGAAACTCAAAGATGAAGGGtcttttcctcctcgccagcttcttccatGCGCTTCAAGCGTCAGTCATCAGAAGCAAAATCGATACCTCGGCCACGGGCTGGCCGCTTGAGATTGGTCAAATAAAGACCCAGGATGGGATCAAGCTCAATTATACCCAGGCTGGTCCCTACGGTGGTCAGAATCTGCTGTTTATTCCGGGATGGCGACAAACTGCTGCGGAGTGGAAAAAGCAAGTCAAGTACTTTTCTGATTCTGGCTACCGCGTGACTGCGTATGATATGCGTGGCCATGGCGAGTCAGAGAAGCCTGACTTTGGTTATCGACTGAGTCGCTTTGGTGCCGATCTTAACGACGTCTTGACTACTCTCAACCTCCGGAACGTGAGCATCATTGCCCATTCTATGGGTTCATCTGTTACATGGGCTTTTTGGGACCAGTATCCTGAGGAGCGTCAACGAGTCGACCATTTCGCCATCGTTGACCAGTCATCAGTTCTCGTTCGTGATCCCACATGGACAAAGCAGCAAGCTGATACATGGTCCGCTGCCCTCTTCACACCAGAGCAGACCTACACCTTTGCTCATAATATGACCCTAGAGACCCCTCCTTTCGTCAAGTCAATGTTCTCTCCTCAGATTTCTGAAGCAGACTACAAGTGGGTGCTTTCAGAGAATAAAAAAATGAGCGATAAACATGCCGCCACATTGCTCATCAACCACGCTTTTGCCGACTGGCGTGATGTCCTGCCGCGCATTGATATCCCGTCACTGGTCATCTCTGGTGATATTAGTGTTAATAATGCTTCGGGTATCGCCTGGGCTGCGTCTCAGATCCCTGGTGCGAAGAGCCGAACTTTTACAGCTAAGGAGAAGGGCAGCCACTTTATATTCTGGGAGAACCCCAAGCTATTTAATCAGGTTATTGAAGAGTTTATTACCTCTTGATGTACACACTAGGTTTAATAGCCCATGAAATTAATAACAAAGTTTTTATCCTAGTATGGTAGTTATTTTCTTCTATTACGTTGCTTCCCTAACTAATACGGTTAtgtaaaaataaaaataaattaacGTTAACGCCTCCCACCCATAAGTGCAACAAACCAGGGAATGCAACATTCACGTTTATACCTTAAATCCGGATTTACAAATAATTCTCAGAACTCCGCGTCTAGGTCAAAACCGAAGAAATCTTATGCTTGTCGTGACTGTGTCGTCAGCCATTAAACataatttctttttttttttttttttttttttttgaaaaaaaaataaaaaattGGCTTCTGTGCTTGTGCCTGGAGGAACTACGAAGTAAGTTCCGAAAGGTTCCTTAAGGGACCGCAAGGTGGCTGCGCCTGGAGGATTCGTCGAGAGACGGAAGAAAAGACttaccatgcagtacccacctaccgacaagcaaaaaaaaagtttCCCCATACAAACTGCTATTTTTCAAACCCCTCACAAAGAGTCACCAAAAATAGGAATAACAAGTTAATTGCAGTTGTCCAGTTCAGAATTGAATGTATTTTACTATTCTTTTGGCCTCTTAACTGCGCGCCCTGCACGCGTGCGTGCGACAGGTAACTCTTCCGCCTCCGAATTTGAGCCCTCATTCTCTTCCACTCCTCCCACCTCGATCActtcctcaacagcctctgtctcttcagctgcttgatGTGGCTCTGAAATAACATCACCAGCCACTAGAGCCTCAGCTAGTGTCATGAACTTCCTGTTGGGATTCGGTatcgcctttctcttctttcttgcctctgctcaACCGCccgacttcctcctctacACTGGCTACTCTTGAGCTTAGGGACGcgatctttgactcttgCGCTTCAAATCCTCTCTATATCACAGAATAgcgccttcttgttgatgggctcttgttcttccccaGTTCTCTGATGTGGCGGCTGGTCGTCGGCGTATGATCAGAGTCGACTTGCCCGTCTTTGTGGCCGTCTGACCCGGGCGTcgtttccttcttgtctggcTGAATCTCAGGATGCATGAGCGCTTTCCGACGTGAAATCGGCCAGTTTCCCGTCACTCTCCAGCCTGAGAGGAtgtttttcttcgtcatacCTACtgctctggctctggcataggccttgatgaagttgaccttgtccacCGGCGCAGAATCGGTCAGGCTGGTGAGTTTCTGCAGCTCTTTTCGATAGGCAGCCTTGGAGGCATTGAAGACACCATTGTCCAGTGGCTgcaggccatgagagcagtgtgcAGGCAAGTAACAGCAATATACGTTGTTCAAAAAACACGtagccatccactcatcctggATTTAGGGTCAGCGCCGTCAGCGATATTTCCGATCTAGAACAGGTAGACACCCACAGATCCATGGCTCCCAtgaccatctaatatgatGAGCCTTGCATCAGACTCATCTGCTGGTTGCGTTTGAGGCAGATAGACCTCCTTGAGCCACTCGACTGCAATATGGTTGTCCGTCCAGCCGTTGTCGGACGTGATATAATACCAGTCGGCGATTTTTCTGAACTCGTCTATAAACCActgctgctgaagctctttGCCTTTAAAGATAATCCCAGGCTTCAGAAGACGGCCATCTGCGGTGACGGCTTCGATAAAGGTAGTCCAAGTGCGGGACTGCGAGCccttgaggaaggccttcctccTGGGATCGCTACTGCCAATAACCAAGGAATCCAAGCCTAGGTTTTTAGTGGATTAGTGAGGTTTGTAGCAAAAGTGGTCAATACTTACCAAAAACAGCCATGATACCGCCCTCGTCAACATTAACCGTGTTCTCCcgcttgatccagccatattCGCTCTCCCTGATACCAAAGTACCCATTGACGGCCATTGGGGTAAAAGAATTGAACCTCGTAGCTTCCTGGCGTTTTCTCACCTTCGTCTCGATATCGGGATGGCGTTTGATGAACCTAGCTATCCAGTGTACACCGATATGCCTTTCCCGGCCCTGCTGTCTCAAGAGGGCAGCGACGGTGGCGCGAACTTAACTGTGGGAAggagcatagcccaaagcctcttgtcgaagtaTCCAGGTGACTAATCTGGACTCCTGCGACTTGGATAAAAGTTGAGAAGGTTGGGTGATCTCGGATCTTGACGGTAGGCCTCTTAACCTGTCAGAAAGAGTGGTTTGAGGCACGCCATTCTTCTGGGCAGCCTGGTTCTGGGAGAGGCCATTATCTGTGACATCCAGCATAGCCTGGAtaacatcctcctcctccgtaTAAGATAATTGAGGCATGATTGAGGCGATGAAGGAAAGATGAGAAATAGAAAATTCTGGACGAAGCTTCGAGGAGGCTGGTTGATAAGGGAGGCATTTTGAGACATTTTATATTAGTTCCGTGCGACCACACCGCAAGCGTCACTGTGGAAATAAAGTGGAAATATTCAATTCCATGCAATTCTTAATATAACAGACATTTTCTCATGAAAATATCTTTCATTTTGACAACGTACTCTATAAGTGAAATTGagcattttgtatggggaaatattttttttgcTGTACGGTAGGTGGGTACGTACGgcaggtgggtactgcattGTAAAAATGTCAGGCCAAAAGTCTGGAATCGCCCCGCACCCCAACAGCACCCCCGATCTCACCGCCTGACTTCACATTGCAATTGAAATAGAGGGAATTAtcgtgatagcttcatttatatattattttaaagcCCTGAATCAGGAGATCAATATTTTGTATACCAACCACGCGCGCGCATGCAAGCGCGAGGCCTGTTTTCGGCAGACTTCGTGAGCTTCAAAATCAGGTAGTCCGGCAAGGCCTCCCACGCTTCTTGGAT is part of the Fusarium oxysporum Fo47 chromosome VII, complete sequence genome and harbors:
- a CDS encoding HSP20-like chaperone, with protein sequence MSRLLLHGCKSTLPRTLSRNLKHLGLKPTINQTRKMAFFPRSLYDSDTSFTPFFRLLDDFDNYSRQGVSGRRTGTPSWQPKFDVRETGEAYELHGELPGINKEDVHIEFTEPQSMLISGRTERTYTAGTPPAGLIEGTSRGGAITEGGDESKKASAGEEKSASRDAGTETTEKEMPETKKSDKAKYWLSERSVGEFSRSFNFPTQVDQDSVTANFKDGILNILVPKVKKHESKRIAIS
- a CDS encoding uncharacterized protein (expressed protein): MALQNTEYAGRGYDDLAIVLIEPSDREDWLSHDDIMADKDHPSTMRYLDNSLQLAFRGKRDFRNTIVLDTRPFRSRKIKKGEAEYKRKENNAAAYAALEDSLDILRPKIIVVCNCDHSSVEDGLPPYLCTSVERAGETELVHGPN
- a CDS encoding Alpha/Beta hydrolase protein — protein: MGSSVTWAFWDQYPEERQRVDHFAIVDQSSVLVRDPTWTKQQADTWSAALFTPEQTYTFAHNMTLETPPFVKSMFSPQISEADYKWVLSENKKMSDKHAATLLINHAFADWRDVLPRIDIPSLVISGDISVNNASGIAWAASQIPGAKSRTFTAKEKGSHFIFWENPKLFNQVIEEFITS